Proteins encoded in a region of the Papio anubis isolate 15944 chromosome 14, Panubis1.0, whole genome shotgun sequence genome:
- the WDR54 gene encoding WD repeat-containing protein 54 isoform X1, whose amino-acid sequence MVAVDLEGPYEPRVRRADLGAAGVTSDLGRGLQGSEPSAPGDSEAPPYRMFRWERSIPLRGSAAALCNNLSVLQLPARNLTYFGVVHGPSAQLLSAAPEGVPLAQRQLHAKEGAGVSPPLITQVHWCVLPFRVLLVLTSHRGIQMYESNGYTMVYWHALDSGDASPVQAVFARGIAASGHFICVGEGAKGTWSGRVLVFDIPAKGPNIVLSEELAGHQTPITDIATEPAQGQDCVADMVTADDSGLLCVWRSGPEFTLLTRIPGFGVPCPSVQLWQGIIAAGYGNGQVHLYEAATGNLHVQINAHARAICALDLAPEVGKLLSAGEDTFVHIWKLSRSPESGYIEVEHCHGECVSDTQLCGARFCDSSGSSFAVTGYDLAEIRRFSSV is encoded by the exons GATCCGAGCCGAG CGCGCCTGGTGATTCGGAGGCACCTCCCTACAGGATGTTCCGCTGGGAGCGCTCCATTCCCCTTCGAGGCTCGGCCGCCGCCCTGTGCAACAACCTCAGTGTGCTGCAGCTGCCGGCTCGCAACCTCACGTATTTTGGTGTGGTTCATGGACCAAGCGCCCAGCTTCTCAGCGCTGCTCCTGAGGGTGTGCCCTTGGCCCAGCGCCAGCTCCACGCTAAGGAGGGTGCTGGAGTGAGCCCACCACTTATCACTCAG GTCCACTGGTGTGTCCTCCCCTTTCGAGTGCTGCTGGTACTCACCTCACATCGAGGAATACAG ATGTACGAGTCCAATGGCTACACCATGGTCTACTGGCATGCACTGGACTCTGGAGATGCCTCCCCAG TACAGGCTGTGTTTGCCCGGGGAATTGCTGCCAGTGGCCACTTCATCTGTGTGGGTGAGGGAGCCAAGG GAACATGGTCAGGCCGGGTGCTGGTGTTTGACATCCCGGCCAAGGGTCCCAACATTGTACTGAGCGAGGAGCTGGCTGGGCACCAGACACCAATCACAGACATTGCCACTGAGCCTGCCCAGGGACAG GATTGTGTGGCTGACATGGTGACGGCAGATGACTCAGGCTTGCTGTGTGTCTGGCGGTCAGGGCCAGAATTCACATTATTGACCCGCATTCCAGGATTTGG AGTGCCGTGCCCCTCTGTGCAGTTGTGGCAGGGGATCATAGCAGCAGGCTATGGGAACGGACAAGTGCATCTGTATGAGGCCGCCACAGGAAATCTACATGTCCAGATCAATGCCCATGCCCGGGCCATCTGCGCCCTGGACCTGGCTCCTGAGGTGGGCAAG CTACTCTCTGCAGGTGAGGACACCTTTGTGCATATCTGGAAGCTGAGCAGAAGCCCAGAGAGTGGCTACATTGAG GTGGAACACTGTCATGGTGAGTGTGTCTCTGACACCCAGCTGTGTGGTGCTCGATTTTGTGATTCCTCAGGCAGCTCCTTTGCCGTAACTGGCTATGACCTTGCGGAGATCCGGAGATTCAGCAGTGTGTGA
- the WDR54 gene encoding WD repeat-containing protein 54 isoform X4, with protein sequence MVAVDLEGPYEPRVRRADLGAAGVTSDLGRGLQGSEPRMFRWERSIPLRGSAAALCNNLSVLQLPARNLTYFGVVHGPSAQLLSAAPEGVPLAQRQLHAKEGAGVSPPLITQVHWCVLPFRVLLVLTSHRGIQMYESNGYTMVYWHALDSGDASPVQAVFARGIAASGHFICVGEGAKGTWSGRVLVFDIPAKGPNIVLSEELAGHQTPITDIATEPAQGQDCVADMVTADDSGLLCVWRSGPEFTLLTRIPGFGVPCPSVQLWQGIIAAGYGNGQVHLYEAATGNLHVQINAHARAICALDLAPEVGKLLSAGEDTFVHIWKLSRSPESGYIEVEHCHGECVSDTQLCGARFCDSSGSSFAVTGYDLAEIRRFSSV encoded by the exons GATCCGAGCCGAG GATGTTCCGCTGGGAGCGCTCCATTCCCCTTCGAGGCTCGGCCGCCGCCCTGTGCAACAACCTCAGTGTGCTGCAGCTGCCGGCTCGCAACCTCACGTATTTTGGTGTGGTTCATGGACCAAGCGCCCAGCTTCTCAGCGCTGCTCCTGAGGGTGTGCCCTTGGCCCAGCGCCAGCTCCACGCTAAGGAGGGTGCTGGAGTGAGCCCACCACTTATCACTCAG GTCCACTGGTGTGTCCTCCCCTTTCGAGTGCTGCTGGTACTCACCTCACATCGAGGAATACAG ATGTACGAGTCCAATGGCTACACCATGGTCTACTGGCATGCACTGGACTCTGGAGATGCCTCCCCAG TACAGGCTGTGTTTGCCCGGGGAATTGCTGCCAGTGGCCACTTCATCTGTGTGGGTGAGGGAGCCAAGG GAACATGGTCAGGCCGGGTGCTGGTGTTTGACATCCCGGCCAAGGGTCCCAACATTGTACTGAGCGAGGAGCTGGCTGGGCACCAGACACCAATCACAGACATTGCCACTGAGCCTGCCCAGGGACAG GATTGTGTGGCTGACATGGTGACGGCAGATGACTCAGGCTTGCTGTGTGTCTGGCGGTCAGGGCCAGAATTCACATTATTGACCCGCATTCCAGGATTTGG AGTGCCGTGCCCCTCTGTGCAGTTGTGGCAGGGGATCATAGCAGCAGGCTATGGGAACGGACAAGTGCATCTGTATGAGGCCGCCACAGGAAATCTACATGTCCAGATCAATGCCCATGCCCGGGCCATCTGCGCCCTGGACCTGGCTCCTGAGGTGGGCAAG CTACTCTCTGCAGGTGAGGACACCTTTGTGCATATCTGGAAGCTGAGCAGAAGCCCAGAGAGTGGCTACATTGAG GTGGAACACTGTCATGGTGAGTGTGTCTCTGACACCCAGCTGTGTGGTGCTCGATTTTGTGATTCCTCAGGCAGCTCCTTTGCCGTAACTGGCTATGACCTTGCGGAGATCCGGAGATTCAGCAGTGTGTGA
- the WDR54 gene encoding WD repeat-containing protein 54 isoform X3: MVAVDLEGPYEPRVRRADLGAAGVTSDLGRGLQGSEPSAPGDSEAPPYRMFRWERSIPLRGSAAALCNNLSVLQLPARNLTYFGVVHGPSAQLLSAAPEGVPLAQRQLHAKEGAGVSPPLITQVHWCVLPFRVLLVLTSHRGIQMYESNGYTMVYWHALDSGDASPVQAVFARGIAASGHFICVGTWSGRVLVFDIPAKGPNIVLSEELAGHQTPITDIATEPAQGQDCVADMVTADDSGLLCVWRSGPEFTLLTRIPGFGVPCPSVQLWQGIIAAGYGNGQVHLYEAATGNLHVQINAHARAICALDLAPEVGKLLSAGEDTFVHIWKLSRSPESGYIEVEHCHGECVSDTQLCGARFCDSSGSSFAVTGYDLAEIRRFSSV; the protein is encoded by the exons GATCCGAGCCGAG CGCGCCTGGTGATTCGGAGGCACCTCCCTACAGGATGTTCCGCTGGGAGCGCTCCATTCCCCTTCGAGGCTCGGCCGCCGCCCTGTGCAACAACCTCAGTGTGCTGCAGCTGCCGGCTCGCAACCTCACGTATTTTGGTGTGGTTCATGGACCAAGCGCCCAGCTTCTCAGCGCTGCTCCTGAGGGTGTGCCCTTGGCCCAGCGCCAGCTCCACGCTAAGGAGGGTGCTGGAGTGAGCCCACCACTTATCACTCAG GTCCACTGGTGTGTCCTCCCCTTTCGAGTGCTGCTGGTACTCACCTCACATCGAGGAATACAG ATGTACGAGTCCAATGGCTACACCATGGTCTACTGGCATGCACTGGACTCTGGAGATGCCTCCCCAG TACAGGCTGTGTTTGCCCGGGGAATTGCTGCCAGTGGCCACTTCATCTGTGTGG GAACATGGTCAGGCCGGGTGCTGGTGTTTGACATCCCGGCCAAGGGTCCCAACATTGTACTGAGCGAGGAGCTGGCTGGGCACCAGACACCAATCACAGACATTGCCACTGAGCCTGCCCAGGGACAG GATTGTGTGGCTGACATGGTGACGGCAGATGACTCAGGCTTGCTGTGTGTCTGGCGGTCAGGGCCAGAATTCACATTATTGACCCGCATTCCAGGATTTGG AGTGCCGTGCCCCTCTGTGCAGTTGTGGCAGGGGATCATAGCAGCAGGCTATGGGAACGGACAAGTGCATCTGTATGAGGCCGCCACAGGAAATCTACATGTCCAGATCAATGCCCATGCCCGGGCCATCTGCGCCCTGGACCTGGCTCCTGAGGTGGGCAAG CTACTCTCTGCAGGTGAGGACACCTTTGTGCATATCTGGAAGCTGAGCAGAAGCCCAGAGAGTGGCTACATTGAG GTGGAACACTGTCATGGTGAGTGTGTCTCTGACACCCAGCTGTGTGGTGCTCGATTTTGTGATTCCTCAGGCAGCTCCTTTGCCGTAACTGGCTATGACCTTGCGGAGATCCGGAGATTCAGCAGTGTGTGA
- the WDR54 gene encoding WD repeat-containing protein 54 isoform X2 — MVAVDLEGPYEPRVRRADLGAAGVTSDLGRGLQGSEPSAPGDSEAPPYRMFRWERSIPLRGSAAALCNNLSVLQLPARNLTYFGVVHGPSAQLLSAAPEGVPLAQRQLHAKEGAGVSPPLITQVHWCVLPFRVLLVLTSHRGIQMYESNGYTMVYWHALDSGDASPVQAVFARGIAASGHFICVGEGAKGTWSGRVLVFDIPAKGPNIVLSEELAGHQTPITDIATEPAQGQDCVADMVTADDSGLLCVWRSGPEFTLLTRIPGFGVPCPSVQLWQGIIAAGYGNGQVHLYEAATGNLHVQINAHARAICALDLAPELLSAGEDTFVHIWKLSRSPESGYIEVEHCHGECVSDTQLCGARFCDSSGSSFAVTGYDLAEIRRFSSV, encoded by the exons GATCCGAGCCGAG CGCGCCTGGTGATTCGGAGGCACCTCCCTACAGGATGTTCCGCTGGGAGCGCTCCATTCCCCTTCGAGGCTCGGCCGCCGCCCTGTGCAACAACCTCAGTGTGCTGCAGCTGCCGGCTCGCAACCTCACGTATTTTGGTGTGGTTCATGGACCAAGCGCCCAGCTTCTCAGCGCTGCTCCTGAGGGTGTGCCCTTGGCCCAGCGCCAGCTCCACGCTAAGGAGGGTGCTGGAGTGAGCCCACCACTTATCACTCAG GTCCACTGGTGTGTCCTCCCCTTTCGAGTGCTGCTGGTACTCACCTCACATCGAGGAATACAG ATGTACGAGTCCAATGGCTACACCATGGTCTACTGGCATGCACTGGACTCTGGAGATGCCTCCCCAG TACAGGCTGTGTTTGCCCGGGGAATTGCTGCCAGTGGCCACTTCATCTGTGTGGGTGAGGGAGCCAAGG GAACATGGTCAGGCCGGGTGCTGGTGTTTGACATCCCGGCCAAGGGTCCCAACATTGTACTGAGCGAGGAGCTGGCTGGGCACCAGACACCAATCACAGACATTGCCACTGAGCCTGCCCAGGGACAG GATTGTGTGGCTGACATGGTGACGGCAGATGACTCAGGCTTGCTGTGTGTCTGGCGGTCAGGGCCAGAATTCACATTATTGACCCGCATTCCAGGATTTGG AGTGCCGTGCCCCTCTGTGCAGTTGTGGCAGGGGATCATAGCAGCAGGCTATGGGAACGGACAAGTGCATCTGTATGAGGCCGCCACAGGAAATCTACATGTCCAGATCAATGCCCATGCCCGGGCCATCTGCGCCCTGGACCTGGCTCCTGAG CTACTCTCTGCAGGTGAGGACACCTTTGTGCATATCTGGAAGCTGAGCAGAAGCCCAGAGAGTGGCTACATTGAG GTGGAACACTGTCATGGTGAGTGTGTCTCTGACACCCAGCTGTGTGGTGCTCGATTTTGTGATTCCTCAGGCAGCTCCTTTGCCGTAACTGGCTATGACCTTGCGGAGATCCGGAGATTCAGCAGTGTGTGA
- the WDR54 gene encoding WD repeat-containing protein 54 isoform X6: MVAVDLEGPYEPRVRRADLGAAGVTSDLGRGLQGSEPSAPGDSEAPPYRMFRWERSIPLRGSAAALCNNLSVLQLPARNLTYFGVVHGPSAQLLSAAPEGVPLAQRQLHAKEGAGVSPPLITQVHWCVLPFRVLLVLTSHRGIQMYESNGYTMVYWHALDSGDASPVQAVFARGIAASGHFICVGEGAKGTWSGRVLVFDIPAKGPNIVLSEELAGHQTPITDIATEPAQGQDCVADMVTADDSGLLCVWRSGPEFTLLTRIPGFGVPCPSVQLWQGIIAAGYGNGQVHLYEAATGNLHVQINAHARAICALDLAPEVGKLLSAGEDTFVHIWKLSRSPESGYIEAAPLP; this comes from the exons GATCCGAGCCGAG CGCGCCTGGTGATTCGGAGGCACCTCCCTACAGGATGTTCCGCTGGGAGCGCTCCATTCCCCTTCGAGGCTCGGCCGCCGCCCTGTGCAACAACCTCAGTGTGCTGCAGCTGCCGGCTCGCAACCTCACGTATTTTGGTGTGGTTCATGGACCAAGCGCCCAGCTTCTCAGCGCTGCTCCTGAGGGTGTGCCCTTGGCCCAGCGCCAGCTCCACGCTAAGGAGGGTGCTGGAGTGAGCCCACCACTTATCACTCAG GTCCACTGGTGTGTCCTCCCCTTTCGAGTGCTGCTGGTACTCACCTCACATCGAGGAATACAG ATGTACGAGTCCAATGGCTACACCATGGTCTACTGGCATGCACTGGACTCTGGAGATGCCTCCCCAG TACAGGCTGTGTTTGCCCGGGGAATTGCTGCCAGTGGCCACTTCATCTGTGTGGGTGAGGGAGCCAAGG GAACATGGTCAGGCCGGGTGCTGGTGTTTGACATCCCGGCCAAGGGTCCCAACATTGTACTGAGCGAGGAGCTGGCTGGGCACCAGACACCAATCACAGACATTGCCACTGAGCCTGCCCAGGGACAG GATTGTGTGGCTGACATGGTGACGGCAGATGACTCAGGCTTGCTGTGTGTCTGGCGGTCAGGGCCAGAATTCACATTATTGACCCGCATTCCAGGATTTGG AGTGCCGTGCCCCTCTGTGCAGTTGTGGCAGGGGATCATAGCAGCAGGCTATGGGAACGGACAAGTGCATCTGTATGAGGCCGCCACAGGAAATCTACATGTCCAGATCAATGCCCATGCCCGGGCCATCTGCGCCCTGGACCTGGCTCCTGAGGTGGGCAAG CTACTCTCTGCAGGTGAGGACACCTTTGTGCATATCTGGAAGCTGAGCAGAAGCCCAGAGAGTGGCTACATTGAG GCAGCTCCTTTGCCGTAA
- the WDR54 gene encoding WD repeat-containing protein 54 isoform X5: MVAVDLEGPYEPRVRMFRWERSIPLRGSAAALCNNLSVLQLPARNLTYFGVVHGPSAQLLSAAPEGVPLAQRQLHAKEGAGVSPPLITQVHWCVLPFRVLLVLTSHRGIQMYESNGYTMVYWHALDSGDASPVQAVFARGIAASGHFICVGEGAKGTWSGRVLVFDIPAKGPNIVLSEELAGHQTPITDIATEPAQGQDCVADMVTADDSGLLCVWRSGPEFTLLTRIPGFGVPCPSVQLWQGIIAAGYGNGQVHLYEAATGNLHVQINAHARAICALDLAPEVGKLLSAGEDTFVHIWKLSRSPESGYIEVEHCHGECVSDTQLCGARFCDSSGSSFAVTGYDLAEIRRFSSV, from the exons GATGTTCCGCTGGGAGCGCTCCATTCCCCTTCGAGGCTCGGCCGCCGCCCTGTGCAACAACCTCAGTGTGCTGCAGCTGCCGGCTCGCAACCTCACGTATTTTGGTGTGGTTCATGGACCAAGCGCCCAGCTTCTCAGCGCTGCTCCTGAGGGTGTGCCCTTGGCCCAGCGCCAGCTCCACGCTAAGGAGGGTGCTGGAGTGAGCCCACCACTTATCACTCAG GTCCACTGGTGTGTCCTCCCCTTTCGAGTGCTGCTGGTACTCACCTCACATCGAGGAATACAG ATGTACGAGTCCAATGGCTACACCATGGTCTACTGGCATGCACTGGACTCTGGAGATGCCTCCCCAG TACAGGCTGTGTTTGCCCGGGGAATTGCTGCCAGTGGCCACTTCATCTGTGTGGGTGAGGGAGCCAAGG GAACATGGTCAGGCCGGGTGCTGGTGTTTGACATCCCGGCCAAGGGTCCCAACATTGTACTGAGCGAGGAGCTGGCTGGGCACCAGACACCAATCACAGACATTGCCACTGAGCCTGCCCAGGGACAG GATTGTGTGGCTGACATGGTGACGGCAGATGACTCAGGCTTGCTGTGTGTCTGGCGGTCAGGGCCAGAATTCACATTATTGACCCGCATTCCAGGATTTGG AGTGCCGTGCCCCTCTGTGCAGTTGTGGCAGGGGATCATAGCAGCAGGCTATGGGAACGGACAAGTGCATCTGTATGAGGCCGCCACAGGAAATCTACATGTCCAGATCAATGCCCATGCCCGGGCCATCTGCGCCCTGGACCTGGCTCCTGAGGTGGGCAAG CTACTCTCTGCAGGTGAGGACACCTTTGTGCATATCTGGAAGCTGAGCAGAAGCCCAGAGAGTGGCTACATTGAG GTGGAACACTGTCATGGTGAGTGTGTCTCTGACACCCAGCTGTGTGGTGCTCGATTTTGTGATTCCTCAGGCAGCTCCTTTGCCGTAACTGGCTATGACCTTGCGGAGATCCGGAGATTCAGCAGTGTGTGA
- the WDR54 gene encoding WD repeat-containing protein 54 isoform X7: MVAVDLEGPYEPRVRMFRWERSIPLRGSAAALCNNLSVLQLPARNLTYFGVVHGPSAQLLSAAPEGVPLAQRQLHAKEGAGVSPPLITQVHWCVLPFRVLLVLTSHRGIQMYESNGYTMVYWHALDSGDASPVQAVFARGIAASGHFICVGTWSGRVLVFDIPAKGPNIVLSEELAGHQTPITDIATEPAQGQDCVADMVTADDSGLLCVWRSGPEFTLLTRIPGFGVPCPSVQLWQGIIAAGYGNGQVHLYEAATGNLHVQINAHARAICALDLAPEVGKLLSAGEDTFVHIWKLSRSPESGYIEVEHCHGECVSDTQLCGARFCDSSGSSFAVTGYDLAEIRRFSSV, encoded by the exons GATGTTCCGCTGGGAGCGCTCCATTCCCCTTCGAGGCTCGGCCGCCGCCCTGTGCAACAACCTCAGTGTGCTGCAGCTGCCGGCTCGCAACCTCACGTATTTTGGTGTGGTTCATGGACCAAGCGCCCAGCTTCTCAGCGCTGCTCCTGAGGGTGTGCCCTTGGCCCAGCGCCAGCTCCACGCTAAGGAGGGTGCTGGAGTGAGCCCACCACTTATCACTCAG GTCCACTGGTGTGTCCTCCCCTTTCGAGTGCTGCTGGTACTCACCTCACATCGAGGAATACAG ATGTACGAGTCCAATGGCTACACCATGGTCTACTGGCATGCACTGGACTCTGGAGATGCCTCCCCAG TACAGGCTGTGTTTGCCCGGGGAATTGCTGCCAGTGGCCACTTCATCTGTGTGG GAACATGGTCAGGCCGGGTGCTGGTGTTTGACATCCCGGCCAAGGGTCCCAACATTGTACTGAGCGAGGAGCTGGCTGGGCACCAGACACCAATCACAGACATTGCCACTGAGCCTGCCCAGGGACAG GATTGTGTGGCTGACATGGTGACGGCAGATGACTCAGGCTTGCTGTGTGTCTGGCGGTCAGGGCCAGAATTCACATTATTGACCCGCATTCCAGGATTTGG AGTGCCGTGCCCCTCTGTGCAGTTGTGGCAGGGGATCATAGCAGCAGGCTATGGGAACGGACAAGTGCATCTGTATGAGGCCGCCACAGGAAATCTACATGTCCAGATCAATGCCCATGCCCGGGCCATCTGCGCCCTGGACCTGGCTCCTGAGGTGGGCAAG CTACTCTCTGCAGGTGAGGACACCTTTGTGCATATCTGGAAGCTGAGCAGAAGCCCAGAGAGTGGCTACATTGAG GTGGAACACTGTCATGGTGAGTGTGTCTCTGACACCCAGCTGTGTGGTGCTCGATTTTGTGATTCCTCAGGCAGCTCCTTTGCCGTAACTGGCTATGACCTTGCGGAGATCCGGAGATTCAGCAGTGTGTGA